The following proteins are co-located in the Doryrhamphus excisus isolate RoL2022-K1 chromosome 3, RoL_Dexc_1.0, whole genome shotgun sequence genome:
- the nmnat2 gene encoding nicotinamide/nicotinic acid mononucleotide adenylyltransferase 2 yields the protein MPESSKSHVILLSCGSFNPITKGHIHMFEKARDYLHKTGRFIVIGGIISPVHDSYGKPGLVSSRHRLTMCQLAVQSSDWIRVDPWECYQDTWQTTCSVLEHHRDLMKRVTGCILSNVNTPSSTPVIGQPQNQAPPVYLNHNNMKHMPTSVKLWGKLSENLGKVCCVRPHMERFTFIDENANLGPAMTYEEIELRILLLCGSDLLESFCIPGLWKDSDMEVIVGDFGMVVVPRDGTDTERIMNHSAVLRKHKDNIIVVKDATNHPMAVVSSTKSRLALQHGDGHVVDYLNQPVIDYILQTQLYIKASG from the exons ATGCCGGAATCTAGCAAAAGTCACGTGATCTTGCTGTCCTGCGGCAGCTTCAACCCCATCACCAAGGGACACATCCATATGTTTG agAAAGCAAGAGACTACCTGCACAAAACAGGACGTTTTATCGTGATCGGAGGGATCATTTCGCCAGTGCACGATTCCTATGGGAAACCT GGTCTGGTGTCCAGCAGGCATCGTCTGACAATGTGTCAGCTGGCTGTGCAGTCCTCCGATTGGATCAG GGTGGACCCCTGGGAGTGTTACCAAGACACCTGGCAGACCACCTGTAGCGTGTTGGAGCACCACCGTGACCTCATGAAG AGGGTGACCGGCTGTATCTTGTCCAATGTCAACACACCGTCATCCACTCCTGTCATTGGTCAGCCACAAAACCAGGCTCCGCCTGTTTACCTGAACCACAATAACATGAAGCACATGCCTACTTCCG TTAAACTTTGGGGGAAGCTGAGCGAGAATCTGGGGAAGGTTTGCTGCGTGCGTCCTCACATGGAACGTTTCACCTTCATTG ATGAAAACGCCAACTTGGGGCCCGCCATGACGTACGAGGAGATCG AGTTGCGTATCTTGCTCCTGTGTGGCAGTGATCTCCTGGAATCTTTCTGCATCCCTGGCCTGTGGAAGGACAGTGAT ATGGAGGTTATCGTGGGCGATTTTGGGATGGTGGTTGTTCCTCGTGACGGCACCGACACAGAGAGGATCATGAACCATTCGGCCGTACTCCGCAAGCACAAG GACAACATCATAGTGGTGAAGGATGCCACCAACCATCCCATGGCTGTCGTAAGCTCCACCAAGAGCAG ACTGGCCCTGCAGCACGGTGACGGCCATGTTGTGGACTACCTGAACCAGCCGGTCATTGACTACATCCTGCAGACTCAGCTGTACATCAAGGCCTCGGGATAA